One stretch of Zingiber officinale cultivar Zhangliang chromosome 6B, Zo_v1.1, whole genome shotgun sequence DNA includes these proteins:
- the LOC121990442 gene encoding catalase isozyme A-like, translating to MLSVNAPKCAHHNNHYDGLMNFMHRDEEVDYYPSRHSTLRHAERFPIPNRIITGRREKTIIPKQNDFKQLGERYRTWAPDRQERFVQRWVEGLSHPKVSHELRSIWVNYLSQCDASLGQKVGNRLNIKPNM from the exons ATGCTGTCGGTGAACGCCCCCAAGTGCGCCCACCACAACAACCACTACGACGGACTCATGAACTTCATGCACAGGGATGAAGAG GTGGATTACTATCCTTCCAGACACTCTACGCTCCGGCATGCAGAGAGATTCCCAATTCCAAACCGCATAATTACTGGCAGGCGTGAGAAG ACTATTATTCCCAAGCAAAATGATTTCAAGCAACTTGGGGAGAGATACCGCACCTGGGCACCTGACAG GCAAGAGCGTTTTGTCCAGCGATGGGTAGAGGGACTATCCCACCCCAAGGTCAGCCACGAGCTCCGCAGCATCTGGGTCAACTATCTGTCACAG TGCGATGCGTCTCTGGGGCAGAAAGTGGGAAATCGCCTCAACATCAAACCGAACATGTGA